Proteins encoded in a region of the Zea mays cultivar B73 chromosome 4, Zm-B73-REFERENCE-NAM-5.0, whole genome shotgun sequence genome:
- the LOC103653769 gene encoding uncharacterized protein, which produces MVDLDRFARDSLFMALLHVPWYVNLTVVTHVSRPMVVGELATSFKEIGDVLACWPAATVTDSMTISVLVLGTTDAEFLAVKLYFLRYAYDPPSDLKDLASTFSPCAGGESQEGADTTQNMNDTDKNNSEREESDLALEKESATFTSQKQHLEELSDAKETFIGGPEVEAKSNSTKDSDNPIAKVGSSVASDKMRDGCNANAIPCPATSNHTTEPSSVASQEASPASTKDTAIPEQVERPSSEELLADVSLPQGKVEPKKTEPAPAASSNIQQHGCKQAGNGNTEPKSKENTTADDDPITRLQRAADDYSWRFF; this is translated from the exons ATGGTGGATTTGGATAGGTTCGCCAGAGATAGCCTCTTCATGGCCTTGCTCCACGTGCCTTGGTACGTTAACCTCACCGTCGTGACTCACGTTAGCCGTCCGATGGTCGTTGGAGAGCTTGCCACG TCATTCAAGGAGATAGGAGATGTGCTGGCGTGCTGGCCAGCTGCCACCGTCACggactcgatgacaatttcagtaCTCGTGCTTGGCA CCACCGATGCTGAGTTTCTTGCAGTGAAACTTTATTTTCTTCGATATGCTTATG ATCCACCAAGTGACCTCAAAGATCTGGCTTCCACTTTCAG CCCTTGCGCAGGCGGTGAGAGCCAAGAAGGTGCTGATACTACTCAAAATATGAATGATACCGATAAAAACAACAGCGAAAGGGAAGAGAGTGATTTAGCTCTGGAGAAGGAGAGTGCTACATTCACCTCACAGAAGCAGCACCTGGAAGAATTATCTGACGCAAAGGAAACATTTATTGGAGGTCCTGAGGTAGAGGCCAAATCCAACAGCACAAAGGATTCTGACAATCCAATTGCTAAGGTGGGGAGCAGTGTAGCATCTGACAAGATGAGAGATGGGTGCAATGCTAATGCCATTCCGTGTCCTGCTACTTCAAATCATACAACTGAACCCAGCTCCGTAGCTTCCCAGGAAGCCAGTCCAGCAAGTACAAAAGACACAGCTATCCCTGAACAAGTTGAAAGGCCAAGTTCTGAGGAATTACTAGCTGATGTTTCACTTCCACAAGGGAAGGTAGAGCCGAAGAAGACTGAACCTGCACCTGCTGCCTCGTCTAATATCCAACAGCATGGGTGCAAACAAGCTGGAAATGGCAACACTG AACCTAAAAGCAAGGAAAACACAACGGCCGATGATGACCCCATAACAAGGCTACAGCGAGCGGCCG ATGATTACTCTTGGAGGTTCTTCTGA
- the LOC103653770 gene encoding receptor kinase-like protein Xa21 produces MDQNILTGNIPTSFSNLYSLTLLNLSHNSFSGRLPDYLNDLKLLNKIDLSYNNFQGEIPKASIFDNATVVSLDGNPGLCGGTMDLHMPSCPTVSRRATIISYLIKILIPIFGFMSLLLLVYFLVLEKKTSRRAHQSQLSFGEHFEKVTYNDLAQATRDFSESNLIGKGSYGTVYSGKLKESKTEVAVKVFDLEMQGAERSFLAECEALRSIQHRNLLPIITACSTVDTAGNVFKALIYELMPNGNLDKWIHHKGDEAVPKRRLSLTQRIAVVVSVADALDYLHHDCGRPTVHCDLKPSNILLDDDMNALLADFGIARLYADPQLTFAGSISSIGIKGTIGYIPPEYGGGGHVSTSGDVYSFGIVLLEILTGKRPTDPMFTGGLDIISFVENSFPDQIFQVIDPHLVEDRQKINQPNEVANNEMYQCLVALLQVALSCTRSLPSERSNMKQVASKLQAIKAAQLGGKSK; encoded by the exons ATGGACCAAAATATTCTTACAGGAAACATCCCGACCTCCTTCAGTAATCTATATAGCTTGACCTTGCTAAATCTTTCCCATAACAGTTTCTCAGGTCGCTTGCCAGATTATCTAAATGACCTAAAGCTTCTCAATAAAATTGACCTGTCTTACAATAATTTCCAAGGAGAGATACCAAAAGCTAGTATATTCGATAACGCTACAGTTGTTTCACTGGATGGCAATCCAGGATTGTGTGGAGGAACCATGGATTTGCATATGCCTTCATGCCCTACTGTTTCTAGAAGAGCGACGATCATAAGCTATTTGATTAAGATATTGATCCCAATATTTGGGTTCATGTCCCTCCTATTACTTGTCTACTTTTTAGTCCTTGAGAAGAAGACTTCAAGAAGAGCACATCAGTCACAACTTTCTTTTGGTGAGCATTTTGAGAAAGTTACTTACAATGATCTAGCGCaagcaacaagggacttctcagaATCCAACCTGATTGGAAAAGGAAGCTATGGCACGGTGTACAGTGGGAAATTGAAGGAATCAAAGACGGAAGTGGCTGTCAAGGTTTTTGACCTTGAGATGCAAGGTGCAGAGAGAAGCTTCTTGGCAGAGTGTGAAGCATTGAGAAGTATTCAGCACCGGAATCTTCTTCCCATCATAACTGCATGCTCAACTGTAGATACGGCGGGCAATGTTTTCAAGGCATTAATTTATGAGCTTATGCCAAATGGGAACTTGGATAAATGGATACATCACAAAGGCGACGAGGCAGTTCCAAAGCGCCGTCTAAGCTTAACTCAAAGAATTGCAGTTGTCGTTAGTGTAGCTGATGCATTGGATTACTTACACCACGACTGCGGAAGGCCCACTGTCCATTGTGACTTGAAGCCAAGCAACATCCTTCTCGATGACGATATGAATGCTCTCTTGGCAGATTTTGGCATCGCACGTCTCTATGCCGATCCTCAGTTGACTTTTGCAGGTTCAATTAGTTCGATCGGTATTAAGGGCACAATTGGCTATATCCCtccag AATACGGAGGTGGTGGCCATGTTTCGACGTCCGGTGATGTTTATAGTTTTGGTATAGTGTTGTTGGAGATTTTGACCGGTAAAAGGCCGACAGATCCTATGTTCACCGGGGGACTAGACATCATCAGCTTCGTGGAGAACAGTTTTCCGGATCAAATATTTCAAGTTATTGATCCGCATCTTGTGGAAGACCGCCAGAAGATAAATCAGCCAAATGAAGTAGCAAACAATGAAATGTACCAATGCCTGGTGGCTCTGCTGCAAGTAGCACTTTCTTGCACGCGCTCATTACCATCTGAACGGTCCAATATGAAGCAGGTAGCAAGCAAACTGCAAGCAATCAAGGCGGCACAACTTGGAGGCAAATCCAAGTGA